Proteins found in one Anopheles aquasalis chromosome 3, idAnoAquaMG_Q_19, whole genome shotgun sequence genomic segment:
- the LOC126578731 gene encoding echinoderm microtubule-associated protein-like 2 isoform X5, with the protein MLETEKAGLVERVYDLERQVLEHKDEIVCLKSTLADVLRRLATIDNSYENSHNSTNSNNNNHHHHSSSTISGRAGIMSSSAHADNGGMVAGQNSLSSKSFRFSRNTLTRLNSSVEEKRFGSRVPGSRVTSSPSRMTASATATGKTSTLAQKAIHYSNGSLHSDSMSSHSISPAPSPSPRQPSTAVGSAAQHALLAGATGMGKRWSSTGDFVSTTPGSPSGSSASSMSRFSAKSLLNLSGNSAAHRQGQSHPYVQRKNEDDEYVKLYISGRPIVIHIPEAQLPTYDLTKVQPAPNRRLRLDWAYGYRGKDCRSNLYQLPTGEMVYFVAAVVILYNMDEHTQRHYLGHTDDVKSLAVHPNKLLVATGQCGGHEGRESLPHILIWNSVSLATLNMIGCGEFTGAINCLSFSRADSGSILAAIDDSPDKIISIWDWQKKEGGKKITETKCSVDTVVAVEFHPLDKGQIITIGKNHIAFWSLDQHGMLYKRMGVFESFEKPKYVTAITFTQTGDVVTGDSSGNLAVWKRGTNVISRFLKKVHDGPVFTICGLRNGGFVTGGKDGLLLLFDDALHLKAEQIVEAHFGAVRVVAQGKGSQLLIGTTRNCILSGDFTLSLVPIVMGHTDILWSLSTHPQVAQFVTGGKDRLLQLWDSLSHSVVWSKDIGEPIYSVQISNAGDVIVVGGAAGRWSVFDIVTRELLATYTDGQEVIQCLQFSPDGNLLALGSKDNAIYVYQCTKVAHRFSKIGKCTGHSSFISHLDWSKDSQVLRTNSGDYEVLYWNPTLCRQITSQSMVKNLEWATQNCSVCFDTIGIWPENFDGTDINSVCRDNEEQFLVCADDFGKIRLFTFPASQPKSLSHSYRGHSSHVTAVRFMHDGLRLLSAGGLDTSVLQWRVM; encoded by the exons ATGCTAGAAACAGAGAAAGCCGGTCTGGTGGAGCGCGTGTACGACCTTGAGCGGCAGGTACTCGAGCATAAGGATGAGATCGTGTGCCTCAAATCGACCCTCGCGGACGTACTCCGTCGGCTGGCCACCATAGATAACAGCTACGAGAATAGCCACAACAgtaccaacagcaacaacaacaaccaccaccaccacagcagcagcaccatttcgGGCCGAGCGGGCATCATGTCGTCATCGGCCCACGCTGATAACGGTGGAATGGTAGCAGGGCAGAATAGTTTATCCAGCAAAAGCTTCCGCTTCTCCCGCAACACCCTCACGAGGC TGAACTCGAGTGTCGAGGAGAAGCGTTTCGGTAGCCGGGTACCCGGTTCCCGGGTAACCAGCTCACCGTCACGGATGACCGCCAGCGCTACGGCCACCGGTAAGACGAGTACACTCGCCCAGAAAGCTATCCACTACTCGAACGGATCGCTACACTCGGACTCGATGAGTAGCCATTCGATCTCTCccgcaccgtcaccatcaccgcgacAACCGTCGACCGCTGTTGGCTCCGCCGCCCAACATGCGTTACTGGCGGGTGCCACTGGGATGGGTAAACGGTGGTCATCGACCGGGGACTTCGTCAGCACAACACCGGGCAGTCCGAGCGGTAGCAGTGCAAG cagcatgtccCGGTTTTCGGCCAAATCGTTGCTCAATCTCAGTGGCAACTCGGCGGCGCATCGACAGGGACAATCGCATCCGTACGTGCAGCGCAaaaacgaggacgacgagtaTGTGAAGCTGTACATCAGTGGACGGCCGATCGTGATACACATTCCCGAGGCGCAGCTACCGACGTACGATCTGACCAAGGTACAGCCGGCCCCAAACCGCCGATTACGGCTCGATTGGGCGTACGGGTACCGGGGAAAGGATTGCCGTTCGAACCTCTACCAGCTGCCGACCGGTGAGATGGTGTACTTTGTGGCCGCCGTTGTCATCCTGTACAACATGGACGAGCACACGCAGCGGCACTATCTGGGCCATACGGATGATGTGAAGAGTTTGGCCGTCCACCCGAACAAGCTGCTCGTTGCGACGGGCCAGTGTGGTGGCCACGAGGGCCGTGAATCGTTACCACACATCCTCATCTGGAACTCGGTTTCACTGGCAACGCTCAACATGATCGGATGTGGCGAGTTTACGGGGGCTATTAACTGCCTCTCGTTTAGCCGGGCCGACAGTGGCAGCATACTGGCGGCGATCGATGATTCGCCCGATAAAATCATCTCGATCTGGGACtggcagaagaaggaaggtggCAAAAAGATCACGGAAACGAAGTGTTCCGTCgatacggtggtggcggtcgagTTCCATCCGCTCGACAAGGGACAGATCATAACGATCGGCAAGAACCACATCGCCTTCTGGTCGCTCGATCAGCACGGGATGCTGTACAAGCGGATGGGAGTGTTTGAGAGTTTTGAGAAACCGAAGTACGTGACGGCGATCACGTTCACGCAGACCGGCGATGTGGTGACGGGTGATTCGAGCGGTAATTTGGCCGTTTGGAAGCGGGGTACGAACGTGATCAGTCGGTTCTTGAAGAAGGTTCACGATGGTCCGGTCTTTACGATCTGTGGCCTGCGGAATGGTGGATTCGTGACGGGCGGTAAAGAtggactgttgctgctcttcgaTGATGCGCTGCACCTGAAAGCGGAACAGATCGTTGAGGCACACTTTGGGGCGGTTCGTGTGGTGGCGCAGGGTAAGGGATCGCAGCTACTGATCGGTACCACGCGCAACTGCATTCTGTCCGGAGACTTTACGCTCAGTCTCGTACCGATCGTGATGGGCCATACGGATATACTGTGGTCGCTGTCGACGCATCCGCAGGTGGCCCAGTTTGTGACGGGTGGTAAAgatcggttgctgcagctTTGGGATTCGTTGTCCCACTCGGTCGTGTGGAGTAAGGACATCGGGGAACCAATCTACTCCGTGCAGATCTCCAACGCCGGCGATGTgatcgtggtcggtggtgctgccggaCGGTGGTCAGTGTTCGATATCGTTACGCGGGAACTGCTGGCCACGTACACCGATGGGCAGGAGGTGATACAGTGTTTACAGTTTTCACCCGATGGTAACCTGTTAGCGCTCGGTTCCAAAGACAATGCCATCTACGTCTACCAGTGTACCAAGGTGGCGCATCGGTTTTCCAAGATTGGCAAGTGCACG GGACATTCCAGCTTCATATCACACCTCGATTGGTCAAAGGACAGCCAAGTGCTGCGAACCAACTCTGGAGACTATGAAGTGCTCTACT GGAATCCAACGCTCTGCCGGCAGATAACGAGCCAAAGCATGGTCAAGAACCTGGAGTGGGCCACCCAGAACTGTTCAGTATGCTTCGACACGATCGGTATCTGGCCGGAGAACTTTGACGGCACGGATATCAACAGTGTGTGCAGGGACAACGAGGAGCAGTTCCTGGTGTGTGCCGATGATTTCGGCAAGATACGGCTCTTCACCTTCCCCGCCTCCCAGCCAAAG TCCCTATCGCATAGCTACCGAGGACACAGCAGCCACGTGACCGCCGTGAGGTTCATGCACGACGGGTTACGGTTACTATCGGCCGGTGGTCTCGACACAAGCGTTCTCCAGTGGAGAGTCATGTAA
- the LOC126578731 gene encoding echinoderm microtubule-associated protein-like 2 isoform X3 gives MSATTSTTTTQQTKVPAVAPPVATLGSQPSPPSSSANGSKEWKEMLETEKAGLVERVYDLERQVLEHKDEIVCLKSTLADVLRRLATIDNSYENSHNSTNSNNNNHHHHSSSTISGRAGIMSSSAHADNGGMVAGQNSLSSKSFRFSRNTLTRLNSSVEEKRFGSRVPGSRVTSSPSRMTASATATGKTSTLAQKAIHYSNGSLHSDSMSSHSISPAPSPSPRQPSTAVGSAAQHALLAGATGMGKRWSSTGDFVSTTPGSPSGSSASSMSRFSAKSLLNLSGNSAAHRQGQSHPYVQRKNEDDEYVKLYISGRPIVIHIPEAQLPTYDLTKVQPAPNRRLRLDWAYGYRGKDCRSNLYQLPTGEMVYFVAAVVILYNMDEHTQRHYLGHTDDVKSLAVHPNKLLVATGQCGGHEGRESLPHILIWNSVSLATLNMIGCGEFTGAINCLSFSRADSGSILAAIDDSPDKIISIWDWQKKEGGKKITETKCSVDTVVAVEFHPLDKGQIITIGKNHIAFWSLDQHGMLYKRMGVFESFEKPKYVTAITFTQTGDVVTGDSSGNLAVWKRGTNVISRFLKKVHDGPVFTICGLRNGGFVTGGKDGLLLLFDDALHLKAEQIVEAHFGAVRVVAQGKGSQLLIGTTRNCILSGDFTLSLVPIVMGHTDILWSLSTHPQVAQFVTGGKDRLLQLWDSLSHSVVWSKDIGEPIYSVQISNAGDVIVVGGAAGRWSVFDIVTRELLATYTDGQEVIQCLQFSPDGNLLALGSKDNAIYVYQCTKVAHRFSKIGKCTGHSSFISHLDWSKDSQVLRTNSGDYEVLYWNPTLCRQITSQSMVKNLEWATQNCSVCFDTIGIWPENFDGTDINSVCRDNEEQFLVCADDFGKIRLFTFPASQPKSLSHSYRGHSSHVTAVRFMHDGLRLLSAGGLDTSVLQWRVM, from the exons ATGTCCGCAACAAcctcaacgacgacaacacaaCAGACCAAAGTGCCGGCAgtggcaccaccggtggccacccttGGTAGCCAACCGTCGCCGCCCTCCTCATCGGCGAATGGCTCAAAAGAATGGA AGGAAATGCTAGAAACAGAGAAAGCCGGTCTGGTGGAGCGCGTGTACGACCTTGAGCGGCAGGTACTCGAGCATAAGGATGAGATCGTGTGCCTCAAATCGACCCTCGCGGACGTACTCCGTCGGCTGGCCACCATAGATAACAGCTACGAGAATAGCCACAACAgtaccaacagcaacaacaacaaccaccaccaccacagcagcagcaccatttcgGGCCGAGCGGGCATCATGTCGTCATCGGCCCACGCTGATAACGGTGGAATGGTAGCAGGGCAGAATAGTTTATCCAGCAAAAGCTTCCGCTTCTCCCGCAACACCCTCACGAGGC TGAACTCGAGTGTCGAGGAGAAGCGTTTCGGTAGCCGGGTACCCGGTTCCCGGGTAACCAGCTCACCGTCACGGATGACCGCCAGCGCTACGGCCACCGGTAAGACGAGTACACTCGCCCAGAAAGCTATCCACTACTCGAACGGATCGCTACACTCGGACTCGATGAGTAGCCATTCGATCTCTCccgcaccgtcaccatcaccgcgacAACCGTCGACCGCTGTTGGCTCCGCCGCCCAACATGCGTTACTGGCGGGTGCCACTGGGATGGGTAAACGGTGGTCATCGACCGGGGACTTCGTCAGCACAACACCGGGCAGTCCGAGCGGTAGCAGTGCAAG cagcatgtccCGGTTTTCGGCCAAATCGTTGCTCAATCTCAGTGGCAACTCGGCGGCGCATCGACAGGGACAATCGCATCCGTACGTGCAGCGCAaaaacgaggacgacgagtaTGTGAAGCTGTACATCAGTGGACGGCCGATCGTGATACACATTCCCGAGGCGCAGCTACCGACGTACGATCTGACCAAGGTACAGCCGGCCCCAAACCGCCGATTACGGCTCGATTGGGCGTACGGGTACCGGGGAAAGGATTGCCGTTCGAACCTCTACCAGCTGCCGACCGGTGAGATGGTGTACTTTGTGGCCGCCGTTGTCATCCTGTACAACATGGACGAGCACACGCAGCGGCACTATCTGGGCCATACGGATGATGTGAAGAGTTTGGCCGTCCACCCGAACAAGCTGCTCGTTGCGACGGGCCAGTGTGGTGGCCACGAGGGCCGTGAATCGTTACCACACATCCTCATCTGGAACTCGGTTTCACTGGCAACGCTCAACATGATCGGATGTGGCGAGTTTACGGGGGCTATTAACTGCCTCTCGTTTAGCCGGGCCGACAGTGGCAGCATACTGGCGGCGATCGATGATTCGCCCGATAAAATCATCTCGATCTGGGACtggcagaagaaggaaggtggCAAAAAGATCACGGAAACGAAGTGTTCCGTCgatacggtggtggcggtcgagTTCCATCCGCTCGACAAGGGACAGATCATAACGATCGGCAAGAACCACATCGCCTTCTGGTCGCTCGATCAGCACGGGATGCTGTACAAGCGGATGGGAGTGTTTGAGAGTTTTGAGAAACCGAAGTACGTGACGGCGATCACGTTCACGCAGACCGGCGATGTGGTGACGGGTGATTCGAGCGGTAATTTGGCCGTTTGGAAGCGGGGTACGAACGTGATCAGTCGGTTCTTGAAGAAGGTTCACGATGGTCCGGTCTTTACGATCTGTGGCCTGCGGAATGGTGGATTCGTGACGGGCGGTAAAGAtggactgttgctgctcttcgaTGATGCGCTGCACCTGAAAGCGGAACAGATCGTTGAGGCACACTTTGGGGCGGTTCGTGTGGTGGCGCAGGGTAAGGGATCGCAGCTACTGATCGGTACCACGCGCAACTGCATTCTGTCCGGAGACTTTACGCTCAGTCTCGTACCGATCGTGATGGGCCATACGGATATACTGTGGTCGCTGTCGACGCATCCGCAGGTGGCCCAGTTTGTGACGGGTGGTAAAgatcggttgctgcagctTTGGGATTCGTTGTCCCACTCGGTCGTGTGGAGTAAGGACATCGGGGAACCAATCTACTCCGTGCAGATCTCCAACGCCGGCGATGTgatcgtggtcggtggtgctgccggaCGGTGGTCAGTGTTCGATATCGTTACGCGGGAACTGCTGGCCACGTACACCGATGGGCAGGAGGTGATACAGTGTTTACAGTTTTCACCCGATGGTAACCTGTTAGCGCTCGGTTCCAAAGACAATGCCATCTACGTCTACCAGTGTACCAAGGTGGCGCATCGGTTTTCCAAGATTGGCAAGTGCACG GGACATTCCAGCTTCATATCACACCTCGATTGGTCAAAGGACAGCCAAGTGCTGCGAACCAACTCTGGAGACTATGAAGTGCTCTACT GGAATCCAACGCTCTGCCGGCAGATAACGAGCCAAAGCATGGTCAAGAACCTGGAGTGGGCCACCCAGAACTGTTCAGTATGCTTCGACACGATCGGTATCTGGCCGGAGAACTTTGACGGCACGGATATCAACAGTGTGTGCAGGGACAACGAGGAGCAGTTCCTGGTGTGTGCCGATGATTTCGGCAAGATACGGCTCTTCACCTTCCCCGCCTCCCAGCCAAAG TCCCTATCGCATAGCTACCGAGGACACAGCAGCCACGTGACCGCCGTGAGGTTCATGCACGACGGGTTACGGTTACTATCGGCCGGTGGTCTCGACACAAGCGTTCTCCAGTGGAGAGTCATGTAA